One segment of Fibrobacter sp. UWB10 DNA contains the following:
- the rpsQ gene encoding 30S ribosomal protein S17, which translates to MDRNLRKVRQGVVSSDKMDKTITVVVENRKRHPVYNKIMTTTKKLKAHDENNEAGEGDLVEIMETRPLSATKRWRLVRVVAKKK; encoded by the coding sequence ATGGATAGAAACCTTCGTAAGGTAAGACAGGGTGTCGTCAGCTCTGACAAGATGGACAAAACCATCACCGTCGTAGTTGAAAACCGTAAGCGTCACCCGGTGTACAACAAGATCATGACCACCACCAAGAAGCTCAAGGCTCACGATGAAAACAACGAAGCCGGTGAAGGTGACTTGGTTGAAATCATGGAAACTCGTCCGCTCTCCGCGACGAAGCGCTGGCGCCTCGTTCGCGTTGTAGCTAAGAAGAAATAA